One segment of Candidatus Tiamatella incendiivivens DNA contains the following:
- a CDS encoding DUF1611 domain-containing protein, with translation MENALILTEGFYLTTDAKTAHGLVRYSARYKIVGVIDSSLAGRDAGEVLDGKHRDIPIYASPEEALEENSSTKVLIVGVATAGGRLPANFRPIVRRALMKGINVVSGLHEFLSDDPEFSELARKYNAEIIDVRKIFRDMKKFYTGEIGSVDSLRIVVIGTDSAIGKRTTAVMLTEELNKLGVKTVFVGTGQTAWMQGAKYGIVLDAMINDFITGGLEYEIVRAYREEEPDAIVVPGQGSMLHPVFPGSYEILALVRPDIIILQHAPARKHLDGFPQYCMPDVDKYMHLVELITGRQVYAITINHENMSPGDVEELVKFYEDKYGIIACDPILHGVSKIARGIVTDYIGGRVKWPLLSASKA, from the coding sequence ATGGAGAATGCTTTGATCCTTACTGAAGGATTCTACTTAACTACAGACGCCAAAACCGCCCACGGACTAGTAAGGTATTCGGCTAGATACAAAATTGTCGGAGTAATTGATAGCAGTCTAGCGGGAAGAGACGCTGGAGAAGTTCTCGACGGTAAACATAGGGATATACCTATATATGCTAGTCCCGAGGAAGCGCTCGAAGAAAATTCTAGTACTAAAGTATTAATTGTGGGTGTAGCTACTGCTGGAGGGCGTTTACCAGCTAACTTCAGGCCTATAGTGAGAAGAGCACTCATGAAAGGAATCAACGTAGTATCCGGCCTCCACGAGTTTCTAAGTGATGATCCAGAGTTTTCAGAGCTTGCTAGGAAATACAATGCCGAGATAATAGACGTTAGAAAGATCTTTAGAGATATGAAGAAATTTTACACAGGCGAAATAGGCAGTGTTGACTCTCTTAGGATAGTTGTTATTGGGACTGATTCAGCGATAGGAAAGAGGACGACGGCAGTCATGCTTACAGAGGAGTTAAACAAACTTGGCGTTAAAACGGTATTTGTAGGAACAGGTCAGACGGCATGGATGCAGGGAGCGAAGTATGGTATAGTGCTTGATGCGATGATAAATGATTTCATAACAGGAGGCTTGGAATACGAGATCGTGAGGGCTTACAGAGAAGAGGAACCAGACGCAATAGTAGTCCCCGGACAGGGTTCAATGCTTCACCCAGTATTCCCTGGAAGCTATGAAATTCTAGCACTTGTCAGACCGGATATAATAATACTGCAACATGCACCCGCTAGAAAGCATTTGGACGGATTCCCGCAGTACTGTATGCCCGATGTTGATAAATATATGCATCTAGTGGAATTGATTACAGGGAGACAAGTATATGCAATAACGATAAACCATGAAAACATGAGTCCAGGAGACGTCGAGGAATTAGTTAAGTTCTACGAGGATAAGTATGGGATAATCGCGTGCGATCCCATTCTACACGGTGTAAGTAAGATAGCTAGAGGGATAGTTACTGATTACATAGGAGGCAGAGTAAAATGGCCTCTCTTAAGTGCTTCAAAAGCATAG
- a CDS encoding FeoA domain-containing protein has product MNEKTVESITKDDILRFLMEEGKKTNKNKIIKEVGEKDVAEKALRDLEDNGFVKAADDKLELTEKGVEAASMVYTRHRAIENILKQLNTKSHVAAHYMEHLDMEPSELEKILGEKLVTLSSLVEGNTGRIIAVLDPRPSIVARLYGVGLLPGRWFKILSKNRGVIIIMVGSEARVVSVDDIIASKVLVVPET; this is encoded by the coding sequence TTGAACGAAAAAACTGTGGAAAGTATAACTAAGGATGACATCCTGAGGTTCCTCATGGAGGAAGGTAAGAAGACTAATAAAAATAAGATCATCAAGGAAGTTGGAGAGAAAGATGTTGCCGAGAAGGCTCTAAGAGACCTGGAAGATAATGGTTTTGTTAAGGCTGCTGACGATAAGCTTGAGTTGACTGAGAAGGGAGTAGAAGCTGCTAGTATGGTGTATACTAGGCACAGGGCGATAGAAAATATTCTAAAACAGCTTAATACTAAAAGCCATGTAGCAGCCCACTATATGGAACACCTCGACATGGAGCCTTCTGAGCTCGAGAAAATACTGGGAGAGAAACTAGTAACTCTTTCCTCTCTAGTCGAAGGAAATACCGGTCGTATAATAGCTGTTCTGGATCCAAGGCCTAGTATCGTCGCCCGCCTCTACGGTGTAGGCTTACTTCCAGGACGATGGTTCAAAATATTATCTAAGAATCGTGGAGTGATTATAATAATGGTAGGATCTGAAGCCCGCGTTGTGTCAGTTGACGATATAATTGCCTCTAAGGTCCTAGTGGTTCCCGAAACCTAG
- a CDS encoding AMP-binding protein, producing the protein MSNPFPPNPTSKTGFYPIEIYEEALNRYPSVSELVRKKAEENGDKTWLVFQDGDKYSYRDVDNLSNSLATAFHQDGVRETDKVAIFALNSPEWILSYFGLLKIGATPVTVNTAFIKDPLIYNLKKSDSKYLVVDSRLIKAYKDVEDKLDNISRLFIIGGNGIDPSLEPRKEYSFVNEMLNVNPDKSIQIQKYWKDPSAMILTSGTTGPSKVVVETNAQFIATALLMVDAGGINANTVNYVYLPLFHIMALDLSTLGTMLGNGKMILVERFSTKFWDDVKKYKVTYFHAVGPILEMLLKQPSTPAEKDHDKIIAHAYASKEIWNIAQERFNILITGGYGGTEAGIPIAPTYDLVISGKVPAGSCGLVAPFIEVKIMDELGRFLPPNKVGEIVIRPSLPWTTFLEYYNMQEATVKAFRGLWFHTGDAGYFDENGFLYFVDRLKDAIRRKGENISSYEVEQILLKNPRIQGTAVVPVKSEVGEDEVMAVIIPASNDVTPEEIVKYSMENMPYFWVPRYIRLLDALPRTPTGRIQKFVLRREGVTEDTYDMLEFIRKIRNNA; encoded by the coding sequence TTGAGCAATCCTTTTCCTCCCAACCCCACCTCTAAGACTGGATTCTATCCCATTGAAATCTATGAGGAAGCATTAAATAGATACCCAAGTGTCTCTGAACTCGTTAGGAAAAAGGCTGAGGAGAATGGTGATAAAACCTGGCTTGTTTTCCAAGATGGCGACAAGTACTCCTACCGCGATGTAGATAATTTAAGCAACTCTCTAGCAACAGCATTCCACCAAGATGGAGTTAGAGAAACTGACAAAGTAGCAATATTTGCATTGAATTCCCCTGAATGGATTCTATCATATTTCGGGCTACTAAAAATAGGAGCAACTCCTGTAACCGTGAATACTGCCTTCATAAAAGACCCACTCATCTACAACCTTAAGAAATCAGACTCGAAATACTTGGTTGTAGATAGCCGTTTAATAAAGGCATACAAAGACGTTGAAGATAAACTTGACAATATTTCACGTCTATTCATAATAGGTGGCAACGGAATAGATCCCAGTCTAGAGCCACGAAAAGAATATTCATTTGTAAATGAAATGCTAAACGTTAACCCTGATAAAAGCATTCAGATTCAAAAATACTGGAAAGACCCCTCAGCAATGATATTAACTTCGGGAACAACAGGACCCTCCAAAGTAGTTGTCGAGACCAATGCTCAGTTTATAGCTACTGCGCTATTAATGGTAGATGCAGGAGGCATCAATGCTAATACAGTGAACTATGTCTACCTACCTCTATTCCATATAATGGCCTTAGATCTATCTACTCTAGGGACAATGTTGGGAAACGGTAAAATGATTCTTGTGGAAAGGTTCTCCACTAAATTCTGGGATGATGTAAAGAAGTATAAGGTAACATACTTCCACGCAGTAGGACCTATTCTAGAGATGCTTCTCAAGCAGCCATCTACTCCGGCTGAAAAGGACCACGATAAGATTATTGCACATGCCTATGCATCGAAGGAAATATGGAATATTGCACAGGAAAGATTTAACATACTGATAACAGGAGGATATGGTGGTACAGAGGCAGGCATACCTATAGCTCCAACCTATGATCTTGTAATTAGTGGAAAAGTACCAGCAGGATCATGCGGTTTAGTCGCTCCATTCATTGAGGTTAAAATAATGGATGAACTAGGCAGGTTCCTTCCACCAAACAAGGTTGGGGAAATAGTGATAAGACCCAGTCTACCATGGACAACATTCCTAGAGTACTATAATATGCAAGAAGCAACAGTCAAAGCATTCAGAGGCCTCTGGTTCCACACTGGAGACGCTGGATACTTCGATGAAAACGGGTTCCTATACTTCGTTGACAGGCTCAAAGACGCTATAAGAAGAAAGGGAGAGAATATCTCGTCATACGAGGTGGAGCAAATCCTCCTAAAGAACCCTAGAATCCAAGGGACAGCTGTGGTACCAGTGAAATCAGAGGTAGGGGAGGACGAAGTGATGGCTGTGATTATACCGGCATCAAATGATGTTACTCCAGAAGAAATAGTCAAGTATAGTATGGAAAATATGCCGTATTTCTGGGTGCCGAGGTATATTCGCCTCCTTGACGCTCTACCTCGAACTCCTACCGGGAGAATACAGAAATTCGTACTGAGGAGAGAAGGAGTAACAGAAGATACTTATGATATGCTTGAGTTCATTAGAAAAATAAGGAATAATGCTTGA
- a CDS encoding GNAT family N-acetyltransferase → MRNKGEYRILKADESMLSRVIEFDRGISWEFVDKEYNNQSYDDFVETHKEVFTLLHNLPGREAFFIAEANTGEIIGLAWVKETWDTVNYIKQAYVYDLEVNASHRGKGLGKRLLNESIQYIKNLGLQKIALRVELYNTNAIAFYLKQGFKPTALIMEKKLFKDGLIK, encoded by the coding sequence ATGAGAAATAAGGGGGAATATAGAATATTGAAAGCAGACGAATCGATGCTTTCAAGGGTAATAGAATTTGATAGAGGCATCAGCTGGGAGTTTGTAGATAAGGAGTACAATAATCAAAGCTATGATGACTTTGTGGAAACTCATAAAGAAGTATTCACATTACTCCACAATTTACCGGGTCGTGAAGCATTCTTCATCGCGGAAGCAAATACAGGTGAGATAATCGGCCTCGCCTGGGTCAAGGAAACGTGGGATACCGTGAACTATATAAAACAAGCATACGTCTACGATCTAGAGGTCAATGCAAGCCATAGGGGAAAAGGACTAGGAAAACGACTGTTAAATGAATCCATTCAGTACATCAAAAACCTTGGCCTGCAAAAAATAGCACTAAGAGTAGAGCTATATAATACGAACGCCATAGCATTCTACCTTAAACAGGGCTTCAAACCAACAGCCCTCATAATGGAAAAGAAACTGTTCAAAGACGGTTTAATAAAATAA
- a CDS encoding AAA family ATPase: MSYCVIERKECGELGEITGSLLVYGRRKTGKTWLVQHCTSYDEYVLVSREGTCLIGGELREKDLSDCLERITNVVSNDGVVVVDEFQRIARKNWMDAVAHKLATGKGKLILLGSSYGVSDSIFSSNSPLLGLVEAYNVDLADPLDTIASLVKCGMDHVGAVRWLGIARDPWILGLVKPSGDPVDMLYRRAKQLAPIAPGLIGEIFAEEGRSLARIYDAILRLLAKGYWNTSQLAHRLYSSGLLERPAQTAVTGYIKNLENMGLVRGIRLWRTRGARVYYRHRSTLLAILYYILDRVDELGQKPSRESLRSRYYMELQFDLAELLAIIKKLRPAYSITPDGWDVDILLLDNKGSPQCGYEVKTGPLSSSEIKKTIERLRGLGIPRVGLISLHETPTELKGVDEVLGPIELVKLSGKTGRTGNSS; this comes from the coding sequence ATGAGTTATTGCGTTATCGAGAGAAAAGAATGCGGGGAGTTAGGTGAAATTACCGGTTCGTTGCTTGTCTACGGTAGGCGAAAGACCGGTAAGACCTGGCTAGTCCAGCATTGTACTAGCTACGATGAGTATGTGCTGGTTAGCCGCGAAGGAACATGCTTGATCGGCGGTGAACTAAGGGAGAAGGACTTAAGTGATTGTCTGGAAAGGATCACAAACGTAGTGTCTAATGACGGGGTCGTTGTAGTAGATGAGTTCCAGCGTATTGCCAGGAAGAACTGGATGGACGCTGTAGCCCATAAGTTAGCAACAGGTAAGGGCAAGCTTATTCTCCTAGGATCCAGCTACGGTGTTTCGGACAGCATTTTCTCATCCAACAGCCCATTGCTTGGATTGGTTGAAGCTTACAATGTTGACCTCGCTGATCCATTGGATACTATAGCATCGCTTGTTAAATGCGGTATGGATCATGTGGGAGCAGTTAGATGGTTGGGTATTGCAAGGGATCCTTGGATTCTAGGATTAGTGAAGCCAAGCGGTGATCCTGTGGATATGCTCTACCGTCGGGCCAAACAGTTAGCCCCCATCGCCCCAGGTCTTATTGGAGAGATATTTGCAGAGGAAGGCCGTAGTTTGGCTCGGATTTACGATGCAATACTAAGGCTTCTCGCTAAGGGATACTGGAATACTAGTCAGTTGGCCCACAGACTTTATAGTAGTGGATTACTCGAAAGACCCGCTCAAACAGCTGTAACTGGATACATTAAAAACCTTGAGAACATGGGCCTGGTCAGAGGAATAAGACTGTGGAGAACCAGGGGGGCCAGAGTATACTATAGGCACAGAAGCACCCTCCTCGCTATACTCTACTACATACTGGACAGAGTAGACGAGTTAGGCCAGAAGCCTAGTAGAGAATCGCTCAGATCAAGATACTACATGGAACTACAGTTCGATCTAGCAGAACTGCTTGCTATAATCAAGAAGCTTCGCCCTGCATATTCGATTACACCCGATGGCTGGGACGTTGATATCCTCCTCCTAGATAATAAAGGGAGCCCGCAATGCGGTTACGAGGTCAAAACGGGACCGCTGAGTAGTAGTGAAATAAAGAAAACCATAGAGAGACTAAGAGGCCTAGGGATCCCACGTGTAGGATTGATTAGCTTACATGAAACACCTACCGAGCTCAAAGGAGTGGATGAAGTTTTAGGCCCTATTGAACTGGTGAAACTATCTGGTAAAACCGGGAGAACCGGAAATAGCAGTTAG
- a CDS encoding pyridoxal-phosphate dependent enzyme produces MMTYSIKLESPLIKPVYLGEYLGVKNLYIKYEGYNPTGSQKDRVSMYHTDRAIQGQYDTITTGTCGNYGASLAYFAGLKGLKPVIFVPRTYGNKRVIEMISRGARVVLLEGSYEDTVLTSSKIAHEQGWYDANPTSDNWKTGLSSFKNIANEIINDLGKSPDNVIIPVGNGSTLTGVYLGFKDLLNKGIIERLPRIIATTTSHGNPIALAFKKGLRKVPVLQKVRETRLNEPLVSMIAFDGDSALQAIRETGGFVVEVPDYKMARYSMLTKVLEGIRVLPASASTLEAISFLDRSGKDDISVAVFTGRCF; encoded by the coding sequence ATGATGACGTATTCTATAAAGCTAGAATCACCTCTCATTAAACCAGTGTATCTTGGAGAATATCTAGGTGTCAAAAATCTCTACATTAAGTATGAAGGATATAACCCTACTGGATCACAGAAAGATAGGGTTTCAATGTATCATACTGACAGGGCTATTCAAGGCCAATATGATACTATAACTACTGGTACATGTGGAAATTACGGTGCATCCCTAGCGTATTTTGCAGGGTTGAAAGGATTAAAACCAGTCATTTTTGTCCCTAGAACATATGGTAACAAACGGGTAATAGAAATGATATCAAGAGGGGCACGTGTAGTTTTACTCGAGGGATCTTACGAAGATACCGTATTAACTAGTTCTAAGATAGCACACGAACAAGGTTGGTATGATGCAAACCCTACGTCGGATAACTGGAAAACAGGGCTGAGTTCATTCAAAAATATAGCCAACGAAATAATAAACGACCTCGGTAAATCACCTGACAATGTTATCATTCCAGTTGGGAACGGTTCAACGCTAACTGGTGTTTATCTAGGGTTCAAAGATTTACTTAATAAAGGCATTATAGAACGGCTTCCCAGGATTATAGCTACCACCACCTCTCATGGCAACCCAATAGCCCTCGCCTTCAAAAAAGGGTTAAGGAAAGTGCCTGTATTGCAGAAGGTTAGAGAAACCAGGCTGAATGAGCCGCTTGTCTCAATGATAGCCTTTGACGGCGACTCGGCTTTACAAGCCATCCGGGAAACAGGCGGTTTTGTAGTTGAGGTGCCTGACTACAAGATGGCCCGTTACTCAATGTTGACTAAGGTTTTAGAGGGAATACGCGTTCTCCCAGCCTCGGCTTCAACGCTTGAAGCCATTAGTTTCCTGGACAGATCCGGTAAAGACGATATCAGTGTTGCCGTGTTCACAGGAAGGTGTTTCTAA
- the feoB gene encoding ferrous iron transport protein B, whose protein sequence is MSSSRRKRVLLLGQPNVGKSSLLKVLTGSHVQISNYPGTTVEVTIARAIIGGIEYEFIDTPGIYNLYTSSLEEEVTERALIEKDYDFTIVVIDSTAIERGLVFLLSVIELGVRVIIGMNFWEEAARKGLRIDYRGLEAELGAPVVKINPIKKGGINDLINRLGEARRAKLEIIYDDHIEEALSLAMRCVRGNVRLNRRGLAVRLVEGDPLVSRIYECNYSKDAHRMLVEEGHDPYNDIEITRAGYAMSLTKKHARITPTTVRTLSRVDEALLKNTGLGILTGLFFLGAMIVLTVILGNEIVNALDSVLGNNVRTIVAELSPHGLLGLASAKSVEALYAQYTAALPYVFIFYLILVILEDTGFLTRLMLWLHMITRKLGLHSKGVIPALLGLGCSVPATTATRILPTTRQRIVVISMLAFIPCSSRATIVFGIAGRINGALAALGIYAIGFILAGIIARIISKAAKADQDAVLIEDVPPLRKPRTSIVAEKAWQRLREFIIIVTPLIVVGAIAYAILTYYSIDNLVIEVFSPLMRLLNLPPSLSIPLAYGFLQKDLVISMLATVLGTSNFTSVLTAKQAMTFTMASTYQVPCIIALGVMIRELGAKKAVLLWVILDMVGFGIAALYANIP, encoded by the coding sequence GTGAGTTCAAGTAGAAGGAAGCGTGTACTCCTTTTAGGACAACCCAATGTAGGTAAGAGCTCTCTGCTTAAAGTACTGACAGGAAGTCATGTTCAGATATCAAATTATCCGGGTACAACTGTTGAAGTAACCATAGCGAGAGCTATTATAGGAGGCATCGAATACGAGTTCATTGACACCCCCGGCATATATAACCTGTATACAAGCAGTCTAGAGGAGGAGGTTACTGAGAGAGCTTTAATAGAGAAGGACTATGATTTCACGATCGTTGTTATAGATTCTACAGCGATTGAGAGAGGGCTTGTATTCTTGTTATCAGTTATCGAGTTAGGAGTGCGTGTTATTATAGGCATGAATTTCTGGGAAGAGGCTGCACGGAAGGGACTCCGTATAGATTACAGAGGGCTTGAAGCAGAGCTCGGAGCTCCTGTGGTAAAAATTAATCCTATCAAAAAAGGCGGTATAAACGATCTTATAAACAGGTTGGGCGAAGCTCGTAGAGCTAAACTTGAAATCATCTATGATGATCATATCGAGGAAGCATTGTCCCTAGCGATGAGGTGTGTAAGAGGAAATGTTAGGTTGAATAGACGAGGGCTTGCAGTCAGACTAGTTGAGGGTGACCCCCTAGTATCCAGGATATATGAGTGTAACTATTCAAAGGATGCCCATAGGATGCTGGTAGAAGAAGGACATGACCCATACAATGATATAGAGATTACGAGAGCCGGATACGCCATGTCACTTACAAAGAAGCATGCCAGAATAACCCCAACCACTGTAAGGACTCTCAGCAGAGTGGACGAAGCCTTACTAAAGAATACGGGTCTCGGTATACTCACAGGATTATTCTTCCTAGGAGCTATGATAGTTCTGACTGTTATACTAGGTAATGAAATAGTTAACGCGCTCGATTCAGTGCTAGGCAATAATGTCAGAACCATAGTAGCGGAACTCTCTCCCCATGGATTACTGGGATTAGCCTCGGCGAAAAGTGTGGAGGCCCTCTACGCGCAGTACACTGCTGCACTCCCCTACGTTTTCATATTCTACTTAATACTTGTAATCCTAGAAGATACCGGGTTTCTTACAAGACTAATGCTATGGCTTCACATGATTACAAGGAAACTAGGCCTCCACTCTAAAGGAGTAATACCAGCACTCCTGGGATTAGGTTGCTCAGTACCAGCTACTACTGCCACAAGGATACTCCCTACTACAAGGCAACGGATTGTAGTTATATCCATGCTTGCATTCATTCCATGCTCCTCTAGAGCAACCATAGTTTTCGGCATAGCTGGTAGAATCAACGGTGCTTTAGCAGCTTTAGGTATCTATGCCATTGGCTTCATTCTTGCAGGTATAATTGCAAGAATAATCTCGAAAGCCGCCAAAGCCGATCAAGATGCTGTATTGATAGAGGATGTCCCCCCTTTACGTAAACCTAGAACAAGTATAGTTGCTGAGAAGGCATGGCAACGGCTCCGGGAATTCATTATAATAGTAACCCCGTTAATAGTGGTAGGTGCTATTGCTTATGCAATCCTAACGTATTATAGTATTGATAACCTGGTCATAGAGGTGTTCTCGCCTTTAATGAGGCTCCTTAACCTTCCTCCATCACTCTCAATACCTTTAGCCTACGGCTTTCTACAGAAAGACCTAGTCATATCTATGCTTGCAACAGTTCTAGGGACTTCAAACTTTACTTCAGTACTAACAGCAAAACAGGCAATGACATTCACTATGGCTTCAACCTACCAAGTACCCTGTATAATAGCTCTTGGAGTAATGATTAGAGAGTTAGGAGCGAAGAAAGCAGTACTCCTATGGGTAATACTTGACATGGTTGGGTTTGGAATAGCAGCTCTTTACGCAAACATACCATAA
- a CDS encoding enoyl-CoA hydratase-related protein, whose product MDQNTVIYEEKNHVVVITINRPQVDNCIDPETSFKMADLWRNFLEDDHAYVAVITGAGERAFCTGADLKKWSSFIRARKVNWFRRNAYYGPGFGGLTRGISVFKPIIAAINGMCYAGGLEIALAADIRVAADHARFGVLNRRWNVGLGDGGTQRLWRIIGLGRAMELILTGKEIDAEEAYRIGLVNEVVPKEKLMDRALEIANLIASYPQGSIRTDKEALMRGIGRPLEEGLRLENLLFWNLLLNRDFFEGQYAFAEKREPRYTNESEELKDIVKD is encoded by the coding sequence TTGGATCAAAACACTGTAATCTACGAGGAAAAAAACCATGTTGTAGTCATAACCATAAATAGACCGCAAGTAGATAATTGTATAGACCCTGAAACCAGCTTCAAAATGGCTGATTTATGGAGGAATTTTTTAGAGGACGATCACGCTTATGTGGCGGTAATAACGGGAGCCGGTGAAAGGGCCTTCTGCACAGGAGCGGATTTGAAAAAGTGGAGCTCTTTTATTAGAGCGAGGAAAGTTAACTGGTTCCGTAGAAACGCATATTATGGGCCTGGATTCGGTGGTTTAACAAGGGGTATAAGCGTATTCAAACCCATTATAGCTGCTATAAACGGCATGTGCTATGCAGGCGGTTTAGAAATTGCTTTAGCAGCTGATATCAGGGTAGCAGCTGATCACGCGAGGTTTGGTGTATTGAATAGAAGATGGAATGTAGGATTAGGAGATGGAGGTACTCAGAGGCTTTGGCGGATTATTGGTTTGGGAAGGGCTATGGAGCTGATTTTAACGGGTAAAGAGATTGATGCCGAGGAAGCATATCGAATAGGATTAGTTAACGAGGTGGTGCCTAAAGAAAAGTTAATGGATAGAGCTTTAGAGATAGCTAATCTGATAGCATCTTACCCGCAGGGTTCCATTAGAACAGATAAGGAAGCATTAATGAGAGGTATTGGAAGGCCTTTGGAGGAGGGACTTAGACTTGAAAACCTATTATTCTGGAATCTATTATTAAATAGAGACTTCTTTGAGGGTCAGTACGCATTTGCAGAAAAGAGAGAGCCTAGGTATACTAATGAATCCGAGGAATTAAAAGACATAGTTAAGGACTAG